TTATAGAGCTCCGAATCTCCTACAACGCATCCTCAGCCTCTTGGGGAATGTACGGCCCGGATCGGATCTCACCAATTTCCAGGCAAGTCCACCCTTAGATGAACTGTTCAGATGCGCTGACCCTGTGCGTGCGATAACATCTCAACTCACTCTCCGCGtcctttgcaaaaaaaaaaaaaaaaggttgcgTATAATTgagattaaaataaataatgattcCATCTCtcttaatataatatacgggcgTTATTTTCAATAAGACTTTCGTCGTTTGTACGTTATAAATTGTTCGGGAAAATACTTTCTTTTTAAGTAAAAGctcatttgtttcacgaaaatgatttaaaaaatataatcgcttgaaataattagtcagtAAAATATATCTTCATTATCGACAAAAATTTACGTCTAAACGTtatcatagaaaatgaaaacatttcttaatcattatttttgtaagcaatacgAGTAataattttctgcaaaataaactTACTCAAAATGTCCTTCACTCGAGTAAAAGTACCTCAATTGATTTACTTCACCTCTCATTTTTTAGTCGTGTAATTAAGGGTGTCAAATGTCAAATACGATTTATATAAACAATTTGACAGGATTACATCGGATTTATATAGACTACCTTTTGATTTCTTAATAGATAATAACCCGTAGTgtaatgaaatttaatttgaaataccatcaattttttttattttttttaaagtttaaggGTTGGATTTCAATTTGCAAGTTTTGCGATTAAAATATATAGGTGGTAAGCTCATGAGGACCCCATCAAGTATCTGCCAAGTTCTTTCACTCTGCTGTACCAACATCGTCCTATTGATGACGAACTACGTGATCGTTTTGAGCCTGAAAAATCATGGCCTCGCCAAATGGAAGATTGCTGAATAGCAGCAGCTCGAGGccgaaaaattagaattctctGTTGTGTTTTTGTAACTGCCGCGCAAATTGTTCTCAGGCTTGTTTACCATCGACGTTCGAAGCATCTCTAGAATGAATTTTGGCTGAACCTACATGACTTTGGTTGAACTTGTATCAAGTCATCAGATGATTTCATTCAATAGTCTCCTTTCGTTCTGAAGGCGTCGATGGAACACGATTGTCGTGGGACGTAGTAGGAATTGCACTTGGTCAAGGGACACCGATGAATTTCGCTAAAATGACAGTTTTAATCAGTTGGGACAAGACATTGTTGATGTCGTTAGTTATTCTTATCAATTGCAGCTGcctcctctcttcaacattcctAAGTCACAGCTCCAATGTTTCGGCGAGCCGCTGTACTGCACCAGAGAGGACATGTTGAGCCGGTGCTGCAGTGCTGAGAGGCCGCTGGAGAGACTGACTTCAGTCGTGGCGTGGAGCATCTCGATCACGCGGCCTTTGATCTTTGGCGTCGCCCCTTACAACCCCATTCTGGGCGAGACCCACCATGTCTCCAGGGGAAACCTCAATGTTCTTCTTGAACAGGTGGCTTGGTTTCTTGTCCAGCATTCATCTAAAGCCGTTTTCACATGGTTTATCTAGTTTTGCAAGGAAAAAAACATAGTGAGAAGTCTTTTCGATCAGATTTGTCTTCTACAAACCCATACTTCTCCCGACTAGTCTGGTAAGTTGTCAATGTCACAGCCGATTGACGAGTTAAGCTTCTTGGCTTGCAGGTTTCCCATCACCCACCAGTCTCTGCTCTTCATGCTACAGATGATAGAGAAGAGCTTGAGATGATCTGGTGTCAACATCCTGTCCCCAAATTTTACGGTATGGTGCTCTTGATCTTCACTTTCTGCTTCTTGATAGTGTTAATTGATCTCTGAACTGTGTGTATGATGCCGCTCGAGGCAAATTAATGCCAGGCATTTCGCCATTCTTTGATTACAGTTCTACCAATCCTGAGACTAAAGCAGACTCGAATAGCTTTGTTAAACTCGGGGTTAAAATGTGATTCAGGTACGTCGGTGGAAACGGAGGTGCATGGAAAGAGACAACTTAAGCTCCTCCGTTTAGGAGAGACTTATGTGATGAACTCGCCGAAGCTCTTGATCAGGTTCTTCCCCGTGCCTGGAGTCGACTGGGTTGGCAATGTCAGGATCACTTGCCAAGGAACGGGCCTTGGAGCCGAGTTGTGTTACCGAGGCCCTTCCTTGATGGGCAGGAACCGCAGATCGATCAAAGGGAAGATTATGGATCTATCATCCTCGAAGACGTTATATGAAGTCGATGGTCACTGGGATAGTACCGTGACAGTGAAGGACGTCAGCAATGGGAAACAAAAAGTGATATACAATGCCGCGGAGATAATATCTGGGTCGAAGACTCCTCAAGTTAAAGACTCAAAGGTAATTGAAACCTTACCACCATATCTCTACGCTCGAAACCTGTTTTGACGACTATCAGAATACTCTGCAGTTAAATGAGCATGATTTTGTGATTCCATTTAACACTAATGTTTTCAATTTGTCATATGGGTTTAAGTGCGTTTCTGATTGTGTCGAGCAACCTTTCTTAGTGTGTTTTGGGGAGCGAATCAGCCGTGGTCTGGAGCGAAGTTAGCCGAGGGATTCTGAGCAAAGACTGGGACAGGGCAAGAGAAGCGAAGAAAGCCGTAGAAGAAGAGCAGAGAAAGctcaaaaaggaaagagattcGAGAGGAGAAACGTGGGTTCCGAAGCATTTCACCGTGTCTTACGACAAGAAAAACGGGTGGGATTGCTTGCCTATTGAAAAATCGGTGCCCTCAGCACCTATTCATGTCCCATTTGATTGCTAAAACTTAGGAATGAGACTGGATTCTTCGGTGTATTGCCTCGAAGTTCATAATTCGTGTATGTGTCGATGTTCTTACGAGTTAAGGGCTAAAAAATGACCTAGTGATCATAAATTTGTCCTTACTGGAAAATATGGTATGCATACACAGCAAAGCCGCTCCGGAATTCTTTGTTTATGGAATGATTGAAGGTTTCCTTCGATTGTAACAATGAGATTATTCCCTTAGCAGGGGGCTTGTTGGAAAGAATGAATGTGGTGTCTTTGCTTATTCAACTCCCTAAACAAGTCTCCGGATTCAAGTGCAAATACAACGCTGGAAAGATCCATATCTGATAATTTTCATATTGTCTATCATTCATCACCATTCGAAGATATTCAGAAACTGA
This genomic stretch from Eucalyptus grandis isolate ANBG69807.140 chromosome 3, ASM1654582v1, whole genome shotgun sequence harbors:
- the LOC104437339 gene encoding oxysterol-binding protein-related protein 4C — protein: MGNRGNVDRTAVLTAPLSFDGESQVDYRAPNLLQRILSLLGNVRPGSDLTNFQLPPLFNIPKSQLQCFGEPLYCTREDMLSRCCSAERPLERLTSVVAWSISITRPLIFGVAPYNPILGETHHVSRGNLNVLLEQVSHHPPVSALHATDDREELEMIWCQHPVPKFYGTSVETEVHGKRQLKLLRLGETYVMNSPKLLIRFFPVPGVDWVGNVRITCQGTGLGAELCYRGPSLMGRNRRSIKGKIMDLSSSKTLYEVDGHWDSTVTVKDVSNGKQKVIYNAAEIISGSKTPQVKDSKCVLGSESAVVWSEVSRGILSKDWDRAREAKKAVEEEQRKLKKERDSRGETWVPKHFTVSYDKKNGWDCLPIEKSVPSAPIHVPFDC